The genomic DNA TTACCAGTTTTGAGATTATTGAGCAGAAGCCGATAATTGTTGTTAAAAAGGATGGCAGCCGTGAAGAGTTTAATCGCCAAAAGCTCATCCGAGGATTAATGCGGGCAGGTGTAAAGAGGAATGTTCCAATTGAAACCTGGGAGGAAGTTGTAGATACAATTGAACGGGAGTTTCAAAATGATGTCAGAAGTGAATTTCCATCTGCAGAAGTTGGTGACCGAGTTTTAGAAAAGATAAAGCATATTGATGAAGTTGCATATATCCGCTTTGCATCTGTTTATAAAGAATTTGAAAACACTAGTGCCTTCCTAGACGAATTAAAACAGTTGTTAAAGTAAATACTATCCTCTAATGTATGAATATATTGGAGGATTTTATGTTTATTAAATCTGTTTCTGTTAGAATTATATATCTAGTGCTAATTGTTAGCATATTGGCTTCGTGCAATACTGATTTAAGAAGACCAGAAGGGCAAGAAATTGATAATTCTAAAGAGCAATATCATGGTCCATATATAGTTGCTACCTTAGAGAATCCTACTAAAAAGGATTTTTTTCCATTTAATCTACCTTCGTTCAATAATAATCAGCACAGATTCGAGCACTTAGTTTTTGATGGGATATTACAGTTAGATAAGGAGAAGGGCTTCTCTGCTAGTTTAGGGAGTGTAGAGTTTAACCAAGATTATAACCAAGCGACAATTTCTCTGGATGATCGGAGTTGGCATGATGGTCAGCCAATAACTGCAGATGATGTTGTTCATACTTATGAGTTAC from Desulfuribacillus alkaliarsenatis includes the following:
- the nrdR gene encoding transcriptional regulator NrdR, which codes for MRCPFCESMRTRVLDSRPINDGRQIRRRRECEQCTKRFTSFEIIEQKPIIVVKKDGSREEFNRQKLIRGLMRAGVKRNVPIETWEEVVDTIEREFQNDVRSEFPSAEVGDRVLEKIKHIDEVAYIRFASVYKEFENTSAFLDELKQLLK